In one Nomascus leucogenys isolate Asia chromosome 13, Asia_NLE_v1, whole genome shotgun sequence genomic region, the following are encoded:
- the LOC100606871 gene encoding adipocyte plasma membrane-associated protein isoform X3: protein MSEADGLRQRRPLRPQVVTDDDRQAPEAKDGSSFSGRVFRVTFLMLAVSLTVPLLGAMMLLESPIDPQPFSFKEPPLLLGVLHPNTKLRQAERLFENQLIGPESIAHIGDVMFTGTADGRVVKLENGEIETIARFGSGPCKTRDDEPVCGRPLGIRAGPNGTLFVADAYKGLFEVNPWKREVKLLLSSETPIEGKKMSFVNDLTVTQDGRKIYFTDSSSKWQRRDYLLLVMEGTDDGRLLEYDTVTREVKVLLDQLRFPNGVQLSPAEDFVLVAETTMARIRRVYVSGLMKGGADLFVENMPGFPDNIRPSSSGGYWVGMSTIRPNPGFSMLDFLSERPWIKRMIFKLFSQETVMKFVPRYSLVLELSDSGAFRRSLHDPDGLVATYISEVHEHDGHLYLGSFRSPFLCRLSLQAV, encoded by the exons CTCCTTTAGCGGCAGAGTTTTCCGAGTGACCTTCTTGATGCTGGCTGTTTCTCTCACCGTTCCCCTGCTTGGAGCCATGATGCTACTGGAATCTCCTATAGATCCACAGCCTTTCAG CTTCAAAGAACCCCCGCTCTTGCTTGGCGTTCTGCATCCAAATACGAAGTTGCGACAGGCAGAAAGGCTGTTTGAAAATCAACTTATTGGACCGGAGTCCATAGCACATATTGGGG acGTGATGTTTACTGGGACAGCAGATGGCCGGGTCGTAAAACTTGAAAATGGTGAAATAGAGACCATTGCCCGGTTTGGTTCGGGCCCTTGCA aaACCCGAGATGATGAGCCTGTGTGTGGGAGACCCCTGGGTATCCGTGCAGGGCCCAATGGGACTCTCTTTGTGGCTGATGCATACAAGGGACTATTTGAAGTAAACCCCTGGAAAC GTGAAGTGAAACTGCTGCTGTCCTCCGAGACACCCATTGAGGGGAAGAAAATGTCCTTTGTGAATGATCTTACGGTCACTCAGGATGGGAGGAAGATTTATTTCACCGATTCTAGCAGCAAATGGCAAAGACGAGACTACCTGCTTCTGGTGATGGAGGGCACAGATGATGGGCG CCTGCTGGAGTACGATACTGTGACCAGGGAAGTAAAAGTTTTATTGGACCAGCTGCGGTTCCCGAATGGAGTCCAGCTGTCTCCTGCAGAAGACTTTGTCTTGGTGGCAGAAACAACGATGGCCAGGATACGAAG AGTCTACGTTTCTGGCCTAATGAAGGGCGGGGCTGATCTGTTTGTGGAGAACATGCCTGGATTTCCAGACAACATCCGGCCCAGCAGCTCTGGGGGGTACTGGGTTGGCATGTCGACCATCCGCCCTAACCCTGGGTTTTCCATGCTGGATTTCTTATCTGAGAGACCCTGGATTAAAAGGATGATTTTTAAG CTCTTTAGTCAAGAGACGGTGATGAAGTTTGTGCCACGGTACAGCCTCGTCCTAGAACTCAGCGACAGCGGTGCCTTCCGGAGAAGCCTGCATGATCCCGACGGGCTGGTGGCCACCTACATCAGCGAGGTGCACGAGCACGATGGGCACCTGTACCTGGGCTCTTTCAGGTCACCCTTCCTCTGCAGACTCAGCCTCCAGGCTGTTTAG